A window of Bos mutus isolate GX-2022 chromosome 3, NWIPB_WYAK_1.1, whole genome shotgun sequence genomic DNA:
ttttaaagtttttaagttttaatttataaTACCTTAAATATTGATAGATGTGATTAATGTAAGTAAAAGCTTTTTtcctcaatatttttttaaaatgtaaaggggCCCTAAAACCAAAAAGTGTGAAAAACTACTGATCAATAAAATAGCGATAATAGCCCTCTGTAATTTTGGTTATTATAGGGCCAGATAAGACTCTGAACAATCACTTTAAAAGGCATGAGATGCTATACAAATATAAGGTGGATCATTATTACTGTCATTAATTgtggtgacttttttttaaagatggaacAGATTAAGCGTGCAAACCGCCTTTATACTAATGACTCCATCTTCCTGAAGAAAACCCTCTACATCCCCATCCTGACAGAGCCCAGAGACCTGTTCAATGGTTTGGATTCTGAGGAAGAGAAGGATGGAGAAGAAGCAGTACAGCCCGGTAAGGATGAAGTTCGACCACACTCAGCCGAGAGGAAGAAACGAGAAAGAGGTTTAGGACATGCCAATGGTGAACCCCTTCCCACAGCTGGCCAGGAGCCCGCCAGGCATGACCTTTCTGCCTCCGATTTCCTCAAGAAGCTCGATTCACAGATCAGCCTGTCAAAGAAGGCTGCTGCCCAGAAGCTGAAAAAGGGGGAAAGTGGGTGAGTCTTGAATGGGTCCTTTTAAGTCCCTCCGTAAATTTCTCTGTTCCCCCAATCTT
This region includes:
- the LYSMD1 gene encoding lysM and putative peptidoglycan-binding domain-containing protein 1 yields the protein MASPSRQAPLGGSGLLHGSRARSYGSLVQSACSPVRERRLEHQLAPGDTLAGLALKYGVTMEQIKRANRLYTNDSIFLKKTLYIPILTEPRDLFNGLDSEEEKDGEEAVQPGKDEVRPHSAERKKRERGLGHANGEPLPTAGQEPARHDLSASDFLKKLDSQISLSKKAAAQKLKKGESGIPGEDSSLHLSSPRMQQRAVLGPVPLTQTSRTRTLRDQEDEIFKL